Genomic DNA from Calonectris borealis chromosome 4, bCalBor7.hap1.2, whole genome shotgun sequence:
ACGCCTGCCCGCCTCGTCCGGGCGGGCAAGGCCGCCCCCTAGCGCTCGAGGCCGGCGCCGCAGGCGGCGaccaccccgccgccgccgcactcCCGGGAGGTGAAGTCGGCGCCGCTCCTCATGGCACCGACAACTTCTACCCCCCCGGCGCGGCCTCCGCCAGGGCCGTTTCCCCTCAGAGCCGCGCCGCGGCGCGGAGAAACACCTGCCCGGCCGCCGAGCGGGGCCGGAGGCTGcaccgggcggcggggagcgccgcggcACCGCGCCACCGCCCCTCCCAgaggccgccgccgcggggagtaGAGGGCAGCCCGGCCGCGCGGCTCCGGGCGCGGGAgaagcggcagcggcagcggcggcgctcGGGGCGGTTTTCCGCCTGCTGGGGTGTTCCGCCGAGGCGGGCGCGGCGGCTTCACCTGGCGGGACTGAGCATGCGCGCGGCGGCACCGCACGCCGCCGATGGGGAGCGCGATGCAAGACTAGGACGGAGCCGCCGGGCAGCCGCGACTTCGCCGAGAGCGCGCTGCCGCGCCGCCGGAGCGGGGGCGCCGGGAGCTGCTCTCCATGGGATTTgatgctgccgctgctgcctcGGACCGTGCTCCCTGCGAGGATCCAGCTCCCGCCGGGGACTCCCGTTGGCCGGGCGGTGTCTTCTCCGGAGCCGCGCGCTGCGTTGAGCCGGGCATGACCGGGCGGACGGCGGGGGCCAGCCgtgccccgctgccccctcgCCGGGGACCGGGCGGAGGCAGCGCTACCGCGCTccctgccgcgccggggcggcggtgcccggccctgccctgaggggccgggggggagagGCGGGCGGCTCAGCCGCTGGCAgccgcgcggcggggcggccgttGGAGCGTTGGCGGGGGGCGatgagggcggcggggcggcggcggcggggcggcggggcggggcgggggctccgcggggctctCTAGGACGCCGGCGGCCCGCACACCCACCATGGATCTGCTGCTGGTGGTGAACGCGAGCTTGGGCTCCCCCAATGAGTCCCTGGCGCTGCCCCCCTCCTCGCCGTCCTCCTCGGCCCTCCTGCAGCCGCCCTCCCCCTATTCCCCGGCGGCCGTGGCTAGCCTGGCGGCGGTGGTGGGCTTCCTCATCGTCTTCACCATCGTGGGCAACGTGCTGGTGGTGATAGCTGTGCTCACCAGCCGGGCACTGAGAGCCCCCCAGAACCTCTTCCTGGTGTCCCTGGCCAGCGCGGACATCCTGGTGGCTACCCTGGTCATGCCTTTCTCCTTAGCCAACGAGCTTATGAATTACTGGTACTTCGGGAAGGCTTGGTGTAACATCTACCTGGCACTGGACGTGCTCTTCTGCACCTCCTCCATCGTCCACCTGTGCGCCATCAGCCTCGACAGGTATTGGTCGGTCACACAGGCGGTGGAGTACAACCTCAAACGGACCCCCCGGCGGATCAAGGCCATCATCCTCACTGTCTGGCTTATTTCAGCTGTCATCTCCTTCCCGCCATTGATCTCGATGTACCGGGACCCTGAAGGAGATGGCTTGCCCCAGTGCAAGCTCAATGACGAGACATGGTATATCCTTTCTTCTTGCATTGGCTCTTTCTTTGCCCCCTGCCTCATCATGGTGTTGGTCTATATCCGCATCTACCGCGT
This window encodes:
- the ADRA2C gene encoding alpha-2C adrenergic receptor, producing MDLLLVVNASLGSPNESLALPPSSPSSSALLQPPSPYSPAAVASLAAVVGFLIVFTIVGNVLVVIAVLTSRALRAPQNLFLVSLASADILVATLVMPFSLANELMNYWYFGKAWCNIYLALDVLFCTSSIVHLCAISLDRYWSVTQAVEYNLKRTPRRIKAIILTVWLISAVISFPPLISMYRDPEGDGLPQCKLNDETWYILSSCIGSFFAPCLIMVLVYIRIYRVAKLRTRTLSEKRTMPEGSSQTENGLSRAAGGCTSLRMQLGENGHYSVHHWRKASELEDIELEESSTSESRRRRSREEHPRKSSKSQSFSYSYSSKHSSSRLSRSSNRSMQFFSYRRRRKRSSICRKKVTQAREKRFTFVLAVVMGVFVVCWFPFFFSYSLYGICREACEVPETLFKFFFWIGYCNSSLNPVIYTIFNQDFRRSFKHILFKKKKKNFRH